A genome region from Macaca fascicularis isolate 582-1 chromosome 3, T2T-MFA8v1.1 includes the following:
- the TMEM168 gene encoding transmembrane protein 168 isoform X5, whose translation MLNAIQRFFAYHMIETYGCDYSTSGLSFDTLHSKLKAFLELRTVDGPRHDTYILYYSGHTHGTGEWALAGGDTLRLDTLLEWWREKNGSFCSRLIIVLDSENSTPWVKEVRKINDQYIAVQGAELVKTVDIEEADPPQLGDFTKDWVEYNCNSSNNICWTEKGRTVKAVYGVSKRWSDYTLHLPTGSDVAKHWMLHFPRITYPLVHLANWLCGLNLFWICKTCFRCLKRLKMSWFLPTVLDTGQGFKLVKS comes from the exons ATGCTCAATGCTATCCAAAGATTTTTTGCATATCATATGATTGAGACCTATGGATGTGACTATTCCACAAGTGGACTGTCTTTTGATACGCTGCATTCCAAACTGAAAGCTTTCCTCGAACTTCGGACTGTGGATGGACCCAGACATGATACGTATATTTTGTATTACAGTGGGCACACCCATGGTACAGGAGAGTGGGCTCTAGCAG GTGGAGATACACTACGCCTTGACACACTTTTAGAATGGTGGAGAGAAAAGAACGGTTCCTTCTGTTCCCGGCTTATTATCGTATTAGACAGCGAAAATTCAACCCCTTGGGTGAAAGAAGTGAGGAAAATTAATGACCAGTATATTGCAGTGCAAGGAGCAGAGTTGGTAAAAACAGTAGATATTGAAGAAGCTGACCCGCCACAGCTAGGTGACTTTACAAAAGACTGGGTAGAATATAACTGCAACTCCAGTAATAACATCTGCTGGACTGAAAAGGGACGCACAGTGAAAGCAGTATACGGTGTGTCAAAACGGTGGAGTGACTACACTCTGCATTTGCCAACGGGAAGCGATGTGGCCAAGCACTGGATGTTACACTTTCCTCGTATTACATATCCCCTAGTGCATTTGGCAAATTGGTTATGCGGTCTGAACCTTTTTTGGATCTGCAAAACTTGTTTTAGGTgcttgaaaagattaaaaatgagtTGGTTTCTTCCTACTGTGCTGGACACAGGACAAGGCTTCAAACTTGTCAAATCTTAA
- the TMEM168 gene encoding transmembrane protein 168 isoform X4 — MFLIVLPLESMAHGLFHELGNCLGGTSVGYAIVIPTNFCSPDGQPTLLPPEHVQELNLRSTGMLNAIQRFFAYHMIETYGCDYSTSGLSFDTLHSKLKAFLELRTVDGPRHDTYILYYSGHTHGTGEWALAGGDTLRLDTLLEWWREKNGSFCSRLIIVLDSENSTPWVKEVRKINDQYIAVQGAELVKTVDIEEADPPQLGDFTKDWVEYNCNSSNNICWTEKGRTVKAVYGVSKRWSDYTLHLPTGSDVAKHWMLHFPRITYPLVHLANWLCGLNLFWICKTCFRCLKRLKMSWFLPTVLDTGQGFKLVKS, encoded by the exons ATGTTTCTAATTGTTTTGCCATTGGAATCCATGGCTCATGGGCTCTTCCATGAATTGGGTAACTGTTTAGGAGGAACATCTGTTGGATATGCTATTGTGATTCCCACCAACTTCTGCAG TCCTGATGGTCAGCCAACACTGCTTCCCCCAGAACATGTACAGGAGTTAAATTTGAGGTCTACTGGCATGCTCAATGCTATCCAAAGATTTTTTGCATATCATATGATTGAGACCTATGGATGTGACTATTCCACAAGTGGACTGTCTTTTGATACGCTGCATTCCAAACTGAAAGCTTTCCTCGAACTTCGGACTGTGGATGGACCCAGACATGATACGTATATTTTGTATTACAGTGGGCACACCCATGGTACAGGAGAGTGGGCTCTAGCAG GTGGAGATACACTACGCCTTGACACACTTTTAGAATGGTGGAGAGAAAAGAACGGTTCCTTCTGTTCCCGGCTTATTATCGTATTAGACAGCGAAAATTCAACCCCTTGGGTGAAAGAAGTGAGGAAAATTAATGACCAGTATATTGCAGTGCAAGGAGCAGAGTTGGTAAAAACAGTAGATATTGAAGAAGCTGACCCGCCACAGCTAGGTGACTTTACAAAAGACTGGGTAGAATATAACTGCAACTCCAGTAATAACATCTGCTGGACTGAAAAGGGACGCACAGTGAAAGCAGTATACGGTGTGTCAAAACGGTGGAGTGACTACACTCTGCATTTGCCAACGGGAAGCGATGTGGCCAAGCACTGGATGTTACACTTTCCTCGTATTACATATCCCCTAGTGCATTTGGCAAATTGGTTATGCGGTCTGAACCTTTTTTGGATCTGCAAAACTTGTTTTAGGTgcttgaaaagattaaaaatgagtTGGTTTCTTCCTACTGTGCTGGACACAGGACAAGGCTTCAAACTTGTCAAATCTTAA